The genomic segment GTCGAGCCGCCGCTGCAAGTCGCCGAACGACGCGGCGAAGACGACGCTGGCGGCCTGGCGCGCCTCTTCCTGGGTGACGACGTGCGGCGGCACGGCGGTGCCAACGGCGATGACGCGCGGCATGTCGCCTCCTCCTCCCCGGCGCATGCATATGCGCGGAAGGAGCGTCCCATGGCTGCGGGACGAGCGACGGCGCCCCTGCTCGCGCTTCAGCGCGACGGCCCGGTCGGCGTCGCCGGGCGCGGCGGCACGCGGCCCGATTTCACGAGATCCGCGAGGATGGGGGCCAGCAGCCGCGCCGTCGCGTCCTCCTCGGCCAGCGTGTTCTCGGCCCCGCCGACCTCGATCAGGATGGCGCCCGGAGCCACGTGCTGGTTGTACCGGCCCCGTTCGACCATGTACGGCTGGCCGTCCGGCTTCCGGAGGAGGTCCGGGTGCGCCGCTTCGATGGCGGCCGCGACGCGCGCGGCGAAGGCGGCGTTCTCCCGCCAGTGCGGGTGGCTGAGCAGGCGATCGGTGCCGACGACGAGCATCACCTTCGCCACGTGCTCGCCCGCCGCCACGGCCACGGTGCGGTCGCGATCGGCGGAATCGCGGTGCAGGTCGATGACTAGCCGGAGGGACGGGTATTCGGCGAGGATCGGCTCGATGCCGGCAAGGGAACGCTCGTAGGCGCCCACGCGCCCCGCCGCATCGTATTCCTCCCGAGAATGGACGACATTGACGCCCAGCGCCGCCAGAGAGGCGGCGAGCGCGTCGCCCACCTGGACCATGTTGCGCCGGCGGTCCGTGGTGAAGGCATCCTGCGGTTCCGTGGCGTCGGGAAGCTCCGGCAGAAACGATTCGGTCGCGTGCGTGTGGTAGATGAGCACGGCAGGGTCGGGGCCGGTGACGACGATCGGCTGGCCCTCGTCCGCCGGGGCCGGGGACGGCGCCCCGGGCGCCCCTCGCGGCACAGTGTCGGCAAGAGCCGGAATGTCGGCGAGGAGCCAGCTCAGCGGGCTATCCCAGCGAAAGCCCAACAGCGCTTGGCTCAATCCCTGCGCGAGCTCCGCCGGCGAC from the Clostridia bacterium genome contains:
- a CDS encoding type III polyketide synthase, giving the protein MPRVIAVGTAVPPHVVTQEEARQAASVVFAASFGDLQRRLD
- a CDS encoding stage II sporulation protein P gives rise to the protein MRAWSRSIRAFGRRLLALRPRRWPSATVVAYAAAVAVCVALLWTRPGPPLAVRVLAPQRAISTAPELQDRPYPWWVAFRLSDDAWARVVHWAWPLFPDRVPGPAGGSPSGGASRSMEPIVAWSPAELAQGLSQALLGFRWDSPLSWLLADIPALADTVPRGAPGAPSPAPADEGQPIVVTGPDPAVLIYHTHATESFLPELPDATEPQDAFTTDRRRNMVQVGDALAASLAALGVNVVHSREEYDAAGRVGAYERSLAGIEPILAEYPSLRLVIDLHRDSADRDRTVAVAAGEHVAKVMLVVGTDRLLSHPHWRENAAFAARVAAAIEAAHPDLLRKPDGQPYMVERGRYNQHVAPGAILIEVGGAENTLAEEDATARLLAPILADLVKSGRVPPRPATPTGPSR